The following coding sequences are from one Salvia hispanica cultivar TCC Black 2014 chromosome 3, UniMelb_Shisp_WGS_1.0, whole genome shotgun sequence window:
- the LOC125211863 gene encoding uncharacterized protein LOC125211863 isoform X2 — protein MAVNSCEECQNVHSVVVLDDGGSTDQQYEPSSKINFSEAPKVMQSQLFLNSKPGLHNHTNLQVDEVNNYAPCVLDIDIEKGMAESIKSDDKTVGNLKSDDSLPKALPRDICLHMGGKFMQLLMNHGIELPKFTSRERVYDIASSRSRKYKRSQSFNSRRVLLLFSVMSSVGTIILIYLTLRVRLISDGYGNA, from the exons ATGGCGGTCAATTCCTGCGAGGAG TGCCAAAATGTCCACAGTGTTGTTGTTTTGGACGATGGAGGCTCCACTGACCAGCAGTATGAGCCATCCTcaaaaataaacttttcaGAAGCGCCTAAAGTGATGCAAAGTCAGCTGTTTTTAAATTCTAAACCTGGTTTGCACAACCATACCAACCTACAGGTGGATGAAGTGAACAATTATGCACCATGTGTCTTGGATATAGATATTGAGAAAGGAATGGCAGAAAGTATCAAGTCCGACGACAAAACTGTTGGTAATTTAAAGTCTGATGATTCTTTACCG AAGGCATTACCTAGAGATATCTGCTTACATATGGGAGGGAAATTCATGCAGCTCTTGATGAACCATGGAATTGAGTTACCCAAGTTCACTTCAAGAG AAAGAGTCTACGATATAGCTTCTAGCAGGTCAAGGAAATACAAGCGATCTCAATCATTCAACTCAAGAAGAGTACTTCTCCTGTTCTCAGTCAT GTCTAGCGTGGGAACGATCATTCTAATTTATCTGACGCTGAGAGTGAGGCTAATCAGTGACGGATATGGCAATGCATGA
- the LOC125211863 gene encoding uncharacterized protein LOC125211863 isoform X1, translating to MRLRDNSYEHSCQNVHSVVVLDDGGSTDQQYEPSSKINFSEAPKVMQSQLFLNSKPGLHNHTNLQVDEVNNYAPCVLDIDIEKGMAESIKSDDKTVGNLKSDDSLPKALPRDICLHMGGKFMQLLMNHGIELPKFTSRERVYDIASSRSRKYKRSQSFNSRRVLLLFSVMSSVGTIILIYLTLRVRLISDGYGNA from the exons ATGAGGCTAAGAGATAATAGCTATGAGCATAGT TGCCAAAATGTCCACAGTGTTGTTGTTTTGGACGATGGAGGCTCCACTGACCAGCAGTATGAGCCATCCTcaaaaataaacttttcaGAAGCGCCTAAAGTGATGCAAAGTCAGCTGTTTTTAAATTCTAAACCTGGTTTGCACAACCATACCAACCTACAGGTGGATGAAGTGAACAATTATGCACCATGTGTCTTGGATATAGATATTGAGAAAGGAATGGCAGAAAGTATCAAGTCCGACGACAAAACTGTTGGTAATTTAAAGTCTGATGATTCTTTACCG AAGGCATTACCTAGAGATATCTGCTTACATATGGGAGGGAAATTCATGCAGCTCTTGATGAACCATGGAATTGAGTTACCCAAGTTCACTTCAAGAG AAAGAGTCTACGATATAGCTTCTAGCAGGTCAAGGAAATACAAGCGATCTCAATCATTCAACTCAAGAAGAGTACTTCTCCTGTTCTCAGTCAT GTCTAGCGTGGGAACGATCATTCTAATTTATCTGACGCTGAGAGTGAGGCTAATCAGTGACGGATATGGCAATGCATGA
- the LOC125216010 gene encoding ras-related protein RABH1e, whose product MAVVSPLAKYKLVFIGDQSVGKTSIITRFMYDKFDTTYQATIGIDFLSKTMYLEDRTVRLQLWDTAGQERFRSLIPSYIRDSSVAVVVYDVANRQSFINTTKWIEEVRTERGGDVIIVLVGNKTDLVDKRQVSIEEGDNKAREIGIMFLETSAKAGFNIKPLFRKIASALPGMETLSSTNKEDMVDVNLKSNANSSQSQQQGGGCAC is encoded by the exons ATGGCGGTGGTGTCACCGTTAGCCAAGTACAAACTGGTGTTCATCGGCGATCAATCCGTCGGAAAAACTAGCATCATCACCCGTTTCATGTACGACAAATTCGACACCACCTATCAG GCCACTATAGGCATCGATTTCTTGTCAAAGACTATGTATCTTGAAGATCGAACAGTTCGCTTGCAACTTtg GGATACTGCTGGACAAGAAAGATTTAGAAGTCTTATCCCGAGCTACATCCGAGATTCTTCAGTGGCAGTGGTGGTCTACGACGTTGCCA ATCGCCAGTCGTTTATAAACACTACAAAGTGGATTGAAGAAGTGAGAACCGAACGTGGTGGTGATGTTATTATTGTTCTTGTAGGAAACAAAACTGATCTTGTTGACAAAAG ACAAGTTTCCATCGAAGAAGGAGATAACAAGGCTCGTGAAATCGGTATCATGTTCTTGGAAACTAGTGCAAAAGCTGGTTTCAATATAAAG CCACTGTTTCGGAAAATAGCATCTGCGTTGCCAGGGATGGAGACGCTTTCGTCAACAAACAAGGAGGACATGGTCGACGTGAACTTGAAGTCTAATGCAAATTCTTCCCAGTCACAGCAGCAAGGAGGCGGCTGTGCGTGCTAG
- the LOC125210879 gene encoding UDP-N-acetylglucosamine transporter ROCK1: MAIGKLQTKKPAPINPNLNPNPNATSKVWLFSLLLTMQYGAQPLISKRFTSREVIVTSSVLACELVKVICALFLLAKDGSLRKVFKEWTLVGSLTASGLPAAIYALQNSLLQISYKNLDSLTFSMLNQTKLFFTAFFTYMILRQKQSIQQIGALFILIIAAVLLSVGEGSSKASSAKNPDEILFYGIVPVLVASVLSGLASALCQWASQVKKHASYLMTVEMSIIGSLCLLASAYKSPDGLAIRELGFFHGWTTWTWIPVILNAVGGILVGLLTTYAGGVRKGFVIVSALLVTALLQFVFDGIPPSPFCLVALPLVATSISIYQKYPYRVKKKES; this comes from the exons ATGGCGATCGGTAAGCTCCAGACGAAGAAGCCCGCCCCGATCAATCCCAATCTCAACCCCAATCCCAATGCCACCTCAAAGGTCTGGCTCTTTTCCTTGCTGCTAACGATGCAGTACGGTGCTCAGCCTCTCATCTCCAAACGTTTCACCAg CCGGGAAGTTATTGTGACTTCGTCAGTTTTAGCATGTGAGTTGGTAAAG GTGATTTGTGCCCTGTTTCTTTTGGCAAAAGATGGAAGTCTGAGAAAGGTATTCAAAGAATGGACTTTGGTTGGCTCTTTAACTGCTTCAGGACTACCAGCAGCCATCTATGCCCTGCAAAACAGCTTGCTGCAGATCTCATATAAAAATCTTGATTCACTCACATTCTCAATGCTGAACCAGACAAAACTCTTTTTCACAGCATTTTTCACTTATATGATATTAAG ACAGAAGCAGTCCATTCAACAAATTGGGGCTCTATTTATATTGATCATTGCTGCTGTCCTTCTAAGCGTCGGCGAAGGATCTAGTAAAGCATCTAGTGCTAAGAACCCTgatgaaatattattctaTGGAATTGTTCCCGTGCTGGTGGCTTCTGTACTCTCTGGCCTGGCCTCTGCACTGTGTCAGTGGGCTTCTCAA GTTAAGAAACACGCATCTTACTTGATGACTGTGGAGATGTCCATAATTGGGAGCCTTTGCTTACTAGCCAGTGCTTACAAGTCTCCAGATGGTTTGGCTATCAGAGAGCTTGGCTTCTTTCATGGGTGGACTACATGGACATGG ATTCCTGTCATACTCAATGCTGTCGGTGGAATTCTTGTCGGTCTTCTGACAACGTATGCTGGTGGCGTTCGGAAG GGTTTTGTCATTGTTTCCGCGCTTCTTGTCACGGCTCTGCTTCAATTTGTCTTTGATGGTATACCCCCGTCCCCATTCTGTCTTGTGGCTCTCCCATTGGTTGCCACTAGCATATCGATATACCAAAAGTACCCATACCGTGTCAAAAAGAAAGAGTCATAA
- the LOC125215617 gene encoding asparagine synthetase [glutamine-hydrolyzing] 2, with translation MCGILAVFGVADNSQKKRSRIIELSSRLRHRGPDWSGLHHHKDCYLAHQRLAIVDPASGDQPLYNEDKTIVVAVNGEIYNHKELREKLKSHQFRTGSDCEVIAHLYEDYGEDFVNMLDGMFSFVLLDTRDNSFIAARDAIGITPLYYGWGLDGSTWFASEMKAISDDCERFMTFPPGHVYSSKTGGVQRWYNPPWWNPASPIPSGPYDPLVLRQAFEKAVIKRLMTDVPFGVLLSGGLDSSLVASVASRYLADSAAAQWGSQLHTFCVGLKGSPDLGAAREVADYLGTRHHEFHFTVQEGIDALEEVIYHIETYDVTTIRASTPMFLMSRKIKSLGVKMVLSGEGSDEIFGGYLYFHKAPNKEELHHETCRKIKALHLYDCLRANKSTSAWGVEARVPFLDKEFINVAMGIDPEWKMIRPDLGRIEKWVLRNAFDDEQSPYLPKHILYRQKEQFSDGVGYSWIDGLKDHADQQVTDSMLDKASFVYPENTPTTKEAYLYRTIFERFFPKNSARSTVPGGPSVACSTAKAVEWDAAWSKNLDPSGRAALGVHASAYDSNGKTAAQ, from the exons ATGTGTGGAATTCTAGCTGTGTTTGGCGTTGCTGACAACTCCCAGAAGAAACGCTCCAGGATTATTGAGCTGTCGTCAAG GTTGCGACACAGAGGACCTGATTGGAGTGGGTTGCACCACCATAAGGATTGTTATCTTGCTCATCAGCGTTTAGCTATTGTTGATCCTGCCTCCGGGGATCAACCTCTGTACAACGAAGACAAAACAATTGTCGTGGCG GTTAATGGAGAAATATACAACCATAAAGAACTAAGGGAGAAACTGAAGTCTCATCAATTCAGAACTGGTAGTGATTGTGAAGTTATAGCCCATTTA TATGAAGACTATGGAGAAGACTTTGTGAATATGTTAGATGGAATGTTTTCTTTTGTGCTTCTTGACACACGTGATAACAGTTTTATTGCTGCTCGGGATGCCATTGGTATTACACCACTCTATTATGGCTGGGGTCTTGACG GATCTACTTGGTTTGCTTCAGAAATGAAAGCTATAAGTGATGATTGTGAGCGGTTCATGACTTTTCCTCCTGGACATGTATACTCAAGCAAAACTG GAGGGGTACAAAGATGGTACAACCCACCATGGTGGAACCCAGCGTCCCCCATACCTTCAGGACCTTATGATCCCCTTGTACTGCGACAGGCCTTTGAGAAG GCTGTTATCAAGAGACTTATGACGGATGTACCATTTGGTGTTCTTCTATCTGGTGGACTTGACTCATCTCTTGTTGCTTCGGTTGCTTCCCGCTATTTGGCAGATTCAGCAGCCGCACAATGGGGGTCACAATTGCATACATTTTGTGTGGGGTTAAAG GGTTCTCCTGATTTGGGAGCTGCCAGAGAAGTGGCAGATTACCTTGGTACTCGTCACCATGAGTTCCATTTCACAGTGCAG GAAGGAATAGATGCATTAGAGGAGGTCATATATCATATTGAGACCTATGATGTAACTACAATCAGGGCCAGTACGCCAATGTTTCTCATGTCTCGGAAAATCAAATCACTGGGAGTAAAGATGGTACTTTCCGGTGAAGGATCTGATGAAATATTTGGAGGTTATCTGTATTTTCACAAGGCGCCCAACAAGGAGGAGCTTCACCATGAAACATGTAGAAAG ATCAAAGCTCTTCATCTTTATGACTGTTTGAGAGCTAACAAATCAACTTCCGCATGGGGTGTTGAAGCTCGTGTTCCCTTCTTAGACAAGGAATTCATCAATGTTGCAATGGGTATCGATCCAGAATGGAAAATG ATAAGACCCGATCTTGGAAGAATTGAGAAGTGGGTTCTACGCAATGCATTTGATGATGAGCAGAGTCCATATTTGCCAAAG CACATTTTGTACAGACAGAAAGAACAGTTCAGCGATGGCGTTGGATACAGCTGGATTGATGGTCTGAAAGACCATGCTGACCAACAG GTTACAGACTCGATGCTAGACAAAGCTAGTTTCGTCTACCCTGAGAATACTCCAACTACAAAAGAGGCATACCTTTACAGGACTATCTTCGAGCGCTTCTTCCCTAAG AACTCTGCGAGATCTACTGTGCCAGGTGGTCCAAGCGTGGCGTGCAGCACTGCAAAGGCTGTGGAGTGGGATGCAGCATGGTCCAAGAATCTGGACCCCTCCGGTCGAGCAGCCCTCGGTGTCCACGCCTCTGCATACGACAGCAACGGGAAGACAGCTGCTCAGTAA